The following proteins come from a genomic window of Bubalus kerabau isolate K-KA32 ecotype Philippines breed swamp buffalo chromosome 20, PCC_UOA_SB_1v2, whole genome shotgun sequence:
- the BRPF1 gene encoding peregrin isoform X5: MGVDFDVKTFCHNLRATKPPYECPVETCRKVYKSYSGIEYHLYHYDHDNPPPPQQTPLRKHKKKGRQSRPANKQSPSPSEVSQSPSREVMSYAQAQRMVEVDLHGRVHRISIFDNLDVVSEDEEAPEEAPENGSNKENTETPAATPKSGKHKNKEKRKDSNHHHHHNASASTTPKLPEVVYRELEQDTPDAPPRPTSYYRVTLCSCGSDLFSRPQLSAGPLQSVGRYIEKSAEELDEEVEYDMDEEDYIWLDIMNERRKTEGVSPIPQEIFEYLMDRLEKESYFESHNKGDPNALVDEDAVCCICNDGECQNSNVILFCDMCNLAVHQECYGVPYIPEGQWLCRRCLQSPSRAVDCALCPNKGGAFKQTDDGRWAHVVCALWIPEVCFANTVFLEPIDSIEHIPPARWKLTCYICKQRGSGACIQCHKANCYTAFHVTCAQQAGLYMKMEPVRETGANGTSFSVRKTAYCDIHTPPGSARRLPALSHSEGEEEEEEEEDEGKSWSSEKVKKAKAKSRIKMKKARKILAEKRAAAPVVSVPCIPPHRLSKITNRLTIQRKSQFMQRLHSYWTLKRQSRNGVPLLRRLQTHLQSQRNCDQVGRDSEDKNWALKEQLKSWQRLRHDLERARLLVELIRKREKLKRETIKVQQIAMEMQLTPFLILLRKTLEQLQEKDTGNIFSEPVPLSEVTELDEVPDYLDHIKKPMDFFTMKQNLEAYRYLNFDDFEEDFNLIVSNCLKYNAKDTIFYRAAVRLREQGGAVLRQARRQAEKMGIDFETGMHIPPSVTGDEAPHHTEDAEEERLVLLENQKHLPVEEQLKLLLERLDEVNASKQSVGRSRRAKMIKKEMTALRRKLAHQRETGRDGPERHGPSSRGGMTPHPAACDKDGQTDSAAEESSSQETSKDLPANGFSGGNQPVKKSFLVYRNDCSLPRSSSDSESSSSSSSSAASDRTSTTPSKQGRGKPSFSRGTFPEDSSEDTSGTENEAYSVGTGRGVGHSIVRKSLGRGAGWLSEDEDSPLDALDLVWAKCRGYPSYPALIIDPKMPREGMFHHGVPIPVPPLEVLKLGEQMTQEAREHLYLVLFFDNKRTWQWLPRTKLVPLGVNQDLDKEKMLEGRKSNIRKSVQIAYHRALQHRSKVQGEQSSETSDSD, encoded by the exons ATGGGGGTGGACTTTGACGTGAAGACTTTCTGCCACAACTTGCGGGCAACTAAGCCACCCTATGAGTGCCCCGTGGAGACCTGCCGCAAGGTCTACAAGAGTTACAGTGGTATTGAGTACCATCTGTACCACTATGACCATGACAACCCACCGCCCCCACAGCAGACTCCACTTCGAAAGCACAAGAAGAAGGGGCGCCAGTCACGCCCAGCCAACAAGCAGTCACCCAGCCCCTCAGAGGTATCCCAGTCACCCAGCCGTGAGGTGATGAGTTACGCACAGGCCCAGCGCATGGTGGAAGTGGACTTGCACGGCCGCGTGCACCGCATCAGCATCTTTGACAACCTGGATGTGGTGTCTGAGGATGAGGAGGCCCCCGAGGAGGCGCCTGAGAACGGCAGCAATAAGGAGAACACTGAGACACCGGCCGCTACTCCCAAGTCAGGCAAGCATAAGAACAAGGAGAAACGCAAGGActccaaccatcaccaccaccacaatgCTTCTGCGAGCACCACTCCCAAGCTGCCAGAGGTGGTCTACCGGGAGTTGGAGCAAGATACCCCTGATGCCCCGCCCCGGCCGACCTCCTATTACCG AGTCACTCTTTGCTCCTGTGGATCAGATCTGTTCTCCAGGCCGCAGCTCTCAGCTGGTCCCCTGCAATCAGTTGGGAG GTATATTGAGAAGTCGGCGGAGGAGCTGGATGAGGAGGTTGAGTACGACATGGATGAGGAGGACTACATCTGGCTAGATATCATGAACGAGCGGCGGAAGACGGAGGGTGTGAGTCCCATTCCGCAGGAGATCTTTGAGTACTTAATGGACCGGCTGGAGAAGGAGTCGTACTTTGAGAGCCACAATAAAGGCGACCCCAATGCTCTCGTAGATGAGGATGCTGTGTGCTGTATTTGCAATGACGGCGAGTGCCAGAACAGCAATGTCATCCTTTTCTGTGACATGTGCAACCTGGCTGTGCACCAGGAGTGCTACGGTGTTCCCTACATCCCTGAGGGCCAGTGGCTGTGCCGCCGCTGCCTGCAGTCACCCTCCCGTGCTGTGGACTGCGCCCTGTGCCCCAACAAGGGTGGTGCCTTCAAGCAGACAGATGATGGGCGCTGGGCCCATGTGGTGTGTGCCCTCTGGATCCCCGAGGTCTGCTTTGCCAACACAGTCTTCCTGGAGCCCATTGACAGCATTGAGCACATCCCACCCGCACGCTGGAAGCTGACCTGCTACATTTGCAAACAGCGGGGCTCAGGGGCCTGCATCCAGTGCCATAAGGCCAACTGCTACACAGCCTTCCACGTGACGTGTGCCCAACAGGCTGGCCTTTACATGAAGATGGAGCCTGTGCGGGAGACAGGGGCCAATGGCACCTCCTTCAGCGTCCGCAAGACCGCCTACTGCGACATCCACACACCCCCAGGTTCAGCGCGCCGCCTTCCTGCCCTGTCCCACagtgaaggggaggaggaggaggaggaggaggaagatgagggTAAGAGTTGGAGCTCAGAGAAGGTCAAGAAGGCCAAGGCCAAGTCCCGGATCAAGATGAAGAAGGCGCGGAAGATCCTGGCAGAGAAACGGGCAGCGGCCCCTGTGGTGTCTGTGCCTTGCATTCCACCACACAG GCTCAGTAAAATCACTAACCGCCTGACCATCCAAAGGAAGAGCCAATTCATGCAGAGGCTGCACAGCTATTGGACGCTGAAGAGGCAGTCGCGGAATGGGGTCCCGCTGCTGCGTCGCCTGCAGACCCACCTGCAATCTCAGAGGAACTGTGACCAAGTCGGG AGAGATTCTGAGGATAAGAACTGGGCCCTCAAAGAACAGCTTAAGTCCTGGCAGCGGCTTCGGCATGACCTGGAACGAGCACGGCTGCTGGTGGAGCTGATTCGCAAGCGGGAGAAACTCAAAAGGGAGACG ATCAAGGTCCAGCAGATCGCCATGGAGATGCAGCTGACCCCCTTCCTCATCCTCCTTCGAAAAACCTTGGAGCAGCTCCAAGAGAAGGACACGGGCAACATCTTCAGCGAGCCGGTCCCTCTGTCTGAGGTAACCGAATTGGACGAA GTACCTGACTACCTCGACCACATCAAAAAGCCTATGGACTTTTTCACCATGAAGCAGAACTTGGAGGCTTACCGCTACCTGAACTTTGATGATTTTGAGGAGGACTTCAACCTCATCGTCAGCAACTGCCTCAAGTATAATGCCAAGGATACCATCTTCTACCGGGCAGCAGTGCGGCTCCGTGAGCAGGGTGGCGCGGTGCTCCGCCAGGCCCGGCGCCAGGCAGAAAAAATGGGCATTGACTTTGAGACGGGCATGCATATCCCCCCCAGCGTGACTGGAGACGAGGCCCCACACCACACCGAAGATG CAGAGGAAGAGCGGCTGGTCCTGCTAGAGAACCAGAAGCACCTGCCAGTGGAAGAGCAGCTCAAGTTGCTGCTTGAACGGCTGGACGAGGTGAACGCCAGCAAGCAGAGCGTGGGCCGCTCTCGGCGCGCCAAGATGATCAAGAAAGAGATGACGGCGCTGCGGAGGAAGCTTGCCCACCAGCGGGAGACTGGACGGGATGGGCCTGAACGACACGGCCCCTCCAGCCGGGGCGGCATGACACCCCACCCAGCGGCCTGTGACAAGGACGGGCAGACAGACAGTGCCGCCGAGGAGAGCAGCAGCCAGGAGACAAGCAAAG ACTTACCAGCCAATGGCTTCAGCGGTGGAAACCAGCCAGTAAAGAAGAGTTTCTTGGTGTATCGTAATGACTGCAGCCTTCCTCGGAGCAGCTCAGACTCGGAAtccagcagcagtagcagcagcagtgctgccTCCGACCGGACCAG CACAACACCTTCAAAACAAGGCCGGGGCAAGCCCTCCTTCTCTCGGGGCACATTCCCAGAGGACAGCAGTGAAGATACCTCAGGCACTGAGAATGAGGCCTACTCCGTGGGCACTGGCCGCGGCGTGGGCCACAGCA TTGTAAGGAAGAGTCTGGGCCGGGGAGCTGGCTGGCTATCAGAGGATGAGGACTCCCCGCTGGACGCTCTGGACCTGGTGTGGGCCAAATGCCGAGGGTATCCATCGTACCCAGCTCTG ATCATTGATCCAAAGATGCCCCGGGAAGGTATGTTCCACCATGGGGTTCCCATCCCTGTGCCCCCATTGGAGGTGCTGAAACTTGGGGAACAGATGACCCAAGAAGCCCGAGAGCATCTCTACCTCGTCCTCTTCTTTGACAACAAGAGAACCTG GCAGTGGCTACCCAGGACTAAGCTGGTTCCTCTGGGCGTGAACCAGGACCTTGACAAGGAGAAGATGCTGGAGGGCCGGAAATCTAACATCCGCAAGTCAGTACAGATAGCCTACCACAGGGCCCTGCAGCACCGCAGCAAGGTGCAGGGCGAGCAGAGCAGCGAGACCAGCGACAGCGACTGA